A window of Hippoglossus stenolepis isolate QCI-W04-F060 chromosome 16, HSTE1.2, whole genome shotgun sequence contains these coding sequences:
- the LOC118123841 gene encoding mitochondrial glycine transporter A isoform X1 yields MELSLAHPALKAFMCGSLSGTCSTLLFQPLDLIKTRLQTLQSGVQPGSGRVGMVTVLLSVVRTERLLGLWKGVSPSFVRTIPGVGIYFSTFYSLKQHFLQDGSPGATQAMLLGGGARAVAGVFMLPATVIKTRFECGRYGYSSVMGALRSVCQTEGPASLFSGLMATLLRDVPFSGIYVMFYSQAKASLPREISTSPSAPLANFSCGILAGVLASLITQPADVVKTQVQVNPQLRTAEAVRCIYMEYGVQGFFRGAVPRSLRRTMIAAMAWTVYEKMMAHVGLKS; encoded by the exons ATGGAGCTGTCACTG gCTCACCCGGCCCTCAAAGCCTTCATGTGCGGCTCCCTCAGCGGGACCTGCTCCACGCTGCTGTTCCAGCCTCTCGACCTGATCAAGACCCGTCTGCAGACGCTGCAGAGCGGCGTGCAGCCCGG GTCGGGCAGAGTGGGGATGGTGACGGTGCTTCTGAGCGTGGTGCGGacagagaggctgctgggaCTGTGGAAAGGAGTTTCACCG TCCTTTGTTCGGACCATCCCGGGCGTGGGGATCTACTTCAGCACCTTCTACTCTCTGAAGCAGCACTTCCTCCAGGACGGCAGCCCGGGGGCCACGCAGGCCATGCTGCTGGGAGGCGGGGCCCGGGCGGTGGCGGGGGTCTTCATGCTGCCGGCCACTGTCATCAAGACACGCTTTGAA tgtggcAGGTACGGGTACAGCAGTGTGATGGGGGCTCTGCGCAGCGTGTGTCAGACGGAGGGTCCTGCATCTCTGTTCTCTGGCCTCATGGCGACTCTCCTCAGAGACGTTCCCTTCTCTGGTATCTACGTCATGTTCTACAGCCAGGCCAAGGCCTCGCTGCCAAGAG AAATCAGCACGTCTCCGTCGGCCCCCCTTGCGAACTTCAGCTGTGGGATCCTGGCGGGCGTGTTGGCCTCCCTGATCACTCAGCCTGCCGACGTGGTCAAAACGCAGGTGCAAGTGAACCCACAGCTGAGGACGGCAGAGGCTGTCAGATGCATCTACATG GAATATGGCGTCCAGGGCTTCTTCAGGGGGGCAGTTCCTCGGTCACTGAGGAGGACCATGATAGCCGCCATGGCGTGGACGGTGTATGAGAAGATGATGGCTCATGTCGGACTGAAGTCCTGA
- the LOC118123841 gene encoding mitochondrial glycine transporter A isoform X2 — MCGSLSGTCSTLLFQPLDLIKTRLQTLQSGVQPGSGRVGMVTVLLSVVRTERLLGLWKGVSPSFVRTIPGVGIYFSTFYSLKQHFLQDGSPGATQAMLLGGGARAVAGVFMLPATVIKTRFECGRYGYSSVMGALRSVCQTEGPASLFSGLMATLLRDVPFSGIYVMFYSQAKASLPREISTSPSAPLANFSCGILAGVLASLITQPADVVKTQVQVNPQLRTAEAVRCIYMEYGVQGFFRGAVPRSLRRTMIAAMAWTVYEKMMAHVGLKS, encoded by the exons ATGTGCGGCTCCCTCAGCGGGACCTGCTCCACGCTGCTGTTCCAGCCTCTCGACCTGATCAAGACCCGTCTGCAGACGCTGCAGAGCGGCGTGCAGCCCGG GTCGGGCAGAGTGGGGATGGTGACGGTGCTTCTGAGCGTGGTGCGGacagagaggctgctgggaCTGTGGAAAGGAGTTTCACCG TCCTTTGTTCGGACCATCCCGGGCGTGGGGATCTACTTCAGCACCTTCTACTCTCTGAAGCAGCACTTCCTCCAGGACGGCAGCCCGGGGGCCACGCAGGCCATGCTGCTGGGAGGCGGGGCCCGGGCGGTGGCGGGGGTCTTCATGCTGCCGGCCACTGTCATCAAGACACGCTTTGAA tgtggcAGGTACGGGTACAGCAGTGTGATGGGGGCTCTGCGCAGCGTGTGTCAGACGGAGGGTCCTGCATCTCTGTTCTCTGGCCTCATGGCGACTCTCCTCAGAGACGTTCCCTTCTCTGGTATCTACGTCATGTTCTACAGCCAGGCCAAGGCCTCGCTGCCAAGAG AAATCAGCACGTCTCCGTCGGCCCCCCTTGCGAACTTCAGCTGTGGGATCCTGGCGGGCGTGTTGGCCTCCCTGATCACTCAGCCTGCCGACGTGGTCAAAACGCAGGTGCAAGTGAACCCACAGCTGAGGACGGCAGAGGCTGTCAGATGCATCTACATG GAATATGGCGTCCAGGGCTTCTTCAGGGGGGCAGTTCCTCGGTCACTGAGGAGGACCATGATAGCCGCCATGGCGTGGACGGTGTATGAGAAGATGATGGCTCATGTCGGACTGAAGTCCTGA
- the rpsa gene encoding 40S ribosomal protein SA, translated as MSGGLDVLQMKEEDVLKFLAAGTHLGGTNLDFQMDQYVYKRKSDGVYIINLKKTWEKLLLAARAIVAIENPADVCVISSRNTGQRAVLKFASATGATTFHGRFTPGTFTNQIQAAFREPRLLLVTDPRADHQPLTEASYVNIPTIALCNTDSPLRYVDISIPCNNKGHHSVGLMWWMLAREVLRMRGTISREHPWEVMPDLYFYRDPEEIEKEEQAAAEKAVGKEEFQGEWSAPAAEFTQPEVADWSEGVAVPSVPIQQFPAPAAAAPVKPAEPFPAEQDWSNQPATEDWSTAPTAQASDWGGAPADWS; from the exons ATGTCCGGGGGTCTAGATGTCCTTCaaatgaaggaggaggatgtgCTGAAGTTCCTGGCGGCAGGAACCCACCTGGGAGGAACCAACTTGGACTTCCAGATGGACCAGTACGTCTATAAGAGAAAAAGCGACG GTGTGTACATCATCAACCTAAAGAAGACCTGGGAGAAGCTTCTGCTGGCAGCCAGGGCCATTGTTGCCATTGAGAACCCAGCTGATGTGTGCGTCATCTCCTCCAGGAACACCGGACAG AGAGCTGTGCTGAAGTTCGCCTCTGCCACTGGTGCCACCACCTTCCATGGTCGTTTCACCCCAGGTACCTTCACCAATCAGATCCAGGCAGCTTTCAGAGAGCCCCGCCTCCTGCTTGTGACCGACCCTCGTGCTGACCATCAGCCACTGACTGAGGCTTCCTACGTCAACATTCCCACCATCGCCCTGTGCAACACCGACTCCCCACTGAGATACGTGGATATCTCCATCCCCTGTAACAACAAG GGTCACCACTCCGTGGGTCTGATGTGGTGGATGTTGGCCAGAGAGGTTCTCAGGATGAGGGGAACCATCTCCAGGGAGCACCCATGGGAGGTCATGCCTGATCTGTACTTCTACAGAGACCCTGAAGAGATCgagaaggaggagcaggctgcagcTGAGAAGGCTGTTGGAAAGGAGGAGTTCCAGGGAGAATGGAGCGCCCCCGCTGCTGAGTTTACTCAGCCGGAGGTCGCTGACTGGTCTGAGGGCGTTGCTGTTCCATCTGTGCCCATCCAGCAGTTCCCTGCCC ctgcagcagctgcacctgTCAAGCCCGCAGAACCTTTCCCAGCTGAGC aGGACTGGAGTAACCAGCCTGCCACTGAGGACTGGTCCACGGCTCCCACTGCCCAGGCTTCAGACTGGGGTGGTGCTCCCGCTGACTGGTCTTAG